One Sphingobium sp. Z007 genomic region harbors:
- a CDS encoding glycoside hydrolase family 31 protein → MIAKSFKWIALGASCLTAPALAEPMALLDRHGSRVAIEPYAPNIVRVTIALDPDLASAAPGEGPNAKADATGWTHRSDASGDIFSSSALTLTVDAQPWPKAPTQMERYFAPSLPPVSLSVQDASGNVLTKMTGWEMAPVTVNGEKTFKVGASFDSPADEHYYGLGQNQEGYMDLRGKQIDCQHFYDAPAGETVCVPFMVTNKGYGIVWDNPARTLIQPGLHSSTHWQSQVGERVSFFVITGKTTDDLYAGYAKLTGATPLPPKAGFGLIQSKARYESQQELLDIANGYRQRNLPIDVMVLDWFYWTRMGQMDIDRSYFPDPKGMNDQLNAMGMRSIISVWPRFERESRYFEYLKAKGWFLHDKDGLPVDGLPMRFDRAGALIDSTNPEAREWFWGKIRDNIASQGFDWFWLDETEPDLVPDGYFYAKGSGDRYHNLFPLVHTTGVAEGSERDRPGFRNMILARAAYLGSQRNGGLFWSSDVKSTWEALHRQIPAGLNFTASGLAYWGSDIGGWQWPKGPKAENPILVDPAGATAMGADYPDYPELFVRWFQYSVFTPTLRIHGQRPGTALWEYGKAAEPILADWLRLRYTLMPYIYALGRHTYDTGAPFMRGLFMDFPNDPKVSDIGDQYMFGPAFLVAPVTVQGQTKRPVYLPAGTAWYDYWSNQRFEGGQTIEVDTPINRIPLFVKAGSIVPMGVQVKSTAEKQALESIRVYPGADARFTLYDDDGTTNAYRKGGMKANLVWNDAAKSLTSKTKLPSGQAIAGLVQVVGQ, encoded by the coding sequence ATGATCGCAAAGAGCTTCAAATGGATCGCATTGGGCGCATCCTGCCTCACCGCCCCAGCGCTGGCCGAACCAATGGCGCTGCTGGATCGCCATGGCAGCCGGGTGGCGATCGAACCCTATGCGCCCAACATCGTGCGGGTGACGATCGCGCTCGATCCTGACCTCGCGTCGGCCGCGCCCGGTGAAGGGCCGAATGCGAAGGCGGACGCGACCGGATGGACGCATCGCAGCGATGCGAGCGGCGACATATTCTCTTCTTCGGCCCTGACGCTGACGGTCGACGCCCAGCCATGGCCCAAGGCGCCCACGCAAATGGAGCGCTATTTCGCGCCGTCGCTGCCGCCGGTCAGCCTGTCGGTGCAGGACGCCAGCGGCAATGTCCTCACCAAGATGACCGGCTGGGAAATGGCGCCCGTGACGGTCAATGGCGAAAAGACGTTCAAGGTCGGCGCCAGCTTCGATTCGCCGGCGGACGAACATTATTATGGTCTGGGCCAGAACCAGGAAGGTTATATGGATCTGCGCGGCAAGCAGATCGACTGCCAGCATTTCTACGACGCGCCAGCGGGCGAGACAGTCTGCGTCCCCTTCATGGTCACGAACAAAGGCTATGGCATCGTGTGGGACAATCCCGCCCGCACGCTGATCCAGCCCGGCCTGCACAGCAGCACCCATTGGCAGAGCCAGGTGGGCGAGCGCGTCTCCTTCTTCGTCATCACCGGCAAGACGACCGATGACCTCTACGCTGGCTACGCCAAGCTGACCGGCGCGACGCCACTGCCGCCCAAGGCGGGTTTCGGCCTCATCCAGAGCAAGGCGCGTTACGAAAGCCAGCAGGAACTGCTCGATATCGCCAATGGCTATCGTCAGCGTAACCTGCCAATCGACGTGATGGTGCTCGACTGGTTCTACTGGACCCGCATGGGGCAGATGGACATCGACCGCAGCTATTTTCCCGATCCCAAGGGCATGAACGACCAGCTGAACGCCATGGGGATGCGATCCATCATCAGCGTCTGGCCGCGGTTCGAGCGGGAATCGCGCTATTTCGAATATTTGAAGGCCAAGGGCTGGTTCCTGCACGACAAGGACGGCTTGCCCGTAGATGGCTTGCCGATGCGGTTCGACCGGGCAGGTGCGCTGATCGACAGCACCAACCCGGAAGCGCGCGAATGGTTCTGGGGCAAGATCCGCGACAATATCGCGAGCCAAGGCTTCGACTGGTTCTGGCTGGACGAGACCGAACCGGATCTGGTGCCCGACGGCTATTTCTACGCCAAAGGGTCGGGCGACCGCTATCACAACCTCTTCCCGCTGGTGCACACGACGGGCGTCGCGGAAGGCTCCGAGCGCGACCGGCCCGGTTTCCGCAACATGATCCTGGCCCGCGCCGCTTATCTGGGCTCTCAGCGCAATGGCGGGCTGTTCTGGTCGTCGGACGTCAAGTCGACCTGGGAAGCGTTGCATCGGCAAATCCCCGCCGGCCTCAACTTCACCGCGTCGGGCCTGGCCTATTGGGGCAGCGACATTGGCGGATGGCAATGGCCAAAGGGGCCGAAGGCGGAAAACCCGATCCTGGTCGATCCGGCCGGCGCAACCGCGATGGGCGCGGATTATCCCGACTATCCCGAACTGTTCGTGCGCTGGTTCCAATATAGCGTCTTCACGCCGACGCTGCGCATCCATGGCCAGCGGCCCGGCACGGCGCTATGGGAATATGGCAAGGCGGCCGAGCCGATCCTGGCCGACTGGCTGCGGCTGCGTTATACGCTGATGCCCTATATCTATGCGCTGGGGCGGCACACTTATGATACCGGCGCGCCGTTCATGCGCGGGTTGTTCATGGACTTCCCGAACGACCCCAAGGTTTCGGACATCGGCGACCAATATATGTTCGGGCCCGCTTTCCTGGTCGCCCCGGTGACGGTGCAGGGCCAGACGAAGCGGCCGGTCTATCTGCCCGCCGGGACAGCCTGGTATGATTATTGGAGCAACCAGCGGTTCGAAGGCGGCCAGACGATCGAGGTCGACACGCCGATCAACCGCATCCCCCTGTTCGTGAAGGCTGGCTCCATCGTGCCGATGGGTGTGCAGGTAAAAAGTACGGCGGAGAAACAGGCGCTGGAAAGCATCCGCGTCTATCCCGGCGCGGACGCTCGCTTCACCCTCTATGACGATGACGGCACGACCAACGCCTATCGCAAGGGCGGCATGAAGGCGAACCTCGTTTGGAACGACGCCGCCAAATCGTTGACGAGCAAGACGAAGCTGCCCTCTGGCCAGGCGATCGCCGGGCTGGTGCAGGTCGTCGGTCAATAA
- a CDS encoding alpha-L-fucosidase: MLGRRSFLAGTAALGLARAARAASPMGTMRGPVEASWSSLVAHYRYPDWFRDAKLGLWSHWGPQSVPAQGDWYGRFMYMQGHPMYEHHVKTYGHPSVSGMKDIQNLWTGDQWEPDALIARYQKAGAKYFMALACHHDNLDCYDSRYHAWNSLRVGPKKDVVGIWEKAARGAGMKFGVSNHAAHAWHWYQPAYGYDPTGPKKGKRYDAFRLRKADGKGQWWEGLDPQELYTGGHAVLPDGIDTIEAMDKWHDANNGQWIETGPKDDPAYVTRWLLRQTDLVAKYKPDLVYMDDHELPFGPVGLEAAADYYNRSIDWHGQIDVVLTGKKLQPHARFGMVEDVERGFTDRLWDEPWQTDTCIGDWFYNAARLHDKSYKSAEEVIQRLADVVSKNGNLLLSIPQPGDGSIDSETEKVLDGMAGWMTHGGEAIFGSRPWRIYGEGPTKLIAGMQNEEKAKPFTAQDIRFTTNKGALYALFLGRASGPTTIGALARSRMGGQIERVTLLGGGPIAFRQDGAGLHVDMPHGGDFVPVVRIDGRGLV; the protein is encoded by the coding sequence ATGCTGGGCCGCCGATCCTTCCTGGCGGGCACCGCCGCGCTGGGTCTGGCCCGCGCTGCGCGCGCCGCCAGCCCCATGGGCACGATGCGCGGCCCGGTAGAGGCCAGTTGGTCCTCGCTGGTCGCCCATTACCGCTATCCCGACTGGTTTCGCGACGCGAAGCTGGGCCTCTGGTCGCACTGGGGGCCGCAATCGGTGCCGGCGCAAGGCGATTGGTATGGCCGGTTTATGTATATGCAGGGCCACCCGATGTACGAGCATCATGTGAAAACCTACGGTCATCCGTCGGTTTCGGGGATGAAGGACATCCAGAATCTGTGGACCGGCGACCAGTGGGAGCCGGACGCGCTGATCGCCCGCTACCAGAAGGCGGGGGCCAAATATTTCATGGCGCTCGCCTGCCATCACGACAATCTGGATTGCTATGATAGCCGCTATCACGCCTGGAACAGCCTGCGCGTCGGGCCGAAGAAGGATGTGGTCGGCATCTGGGAAAAGGCGGCGCGCGGCGCGGGGATGAAGTTCGGCGTGTCCAACCATGCCGCCCATGCCTGGCACTGGTATCAGCCGGCTTATGGCTATGATCCGACGGGGCCGAAAAAGGGCAAGCGCTACGATGCGTTCCGCCTGCGCAAGGCGGACGGCAAGGGCCAATGGTGGGAGGGCCTCGACCCGCAGGAGCTTTATACCGGCGGCCATGCCGTGCTGCCCGACGGCATCGACACGATCGAGGCGATGGACAAGTGGCATGACGCGAATAACGGCCAGTGGATCGAGACGGGGCCGAAAGACGACCCGGCCTATGTCACCCGCTGGCTGCTGCGCCAGACCGACCTGGTCGCCAAATATAAACCCGACCTGGTCTATATGGACGATCACGAACTGCCCTTCGGCCCGGTCGGGCTGGAAGCGGCGGCGGACTATTATAACCGCTCGATCGACTGGCACGGCCAGATCGACGTGGTGCTGACCGGCAAGAAGCTGCAACCCCACGCCCGTTTCGGCATGGTGGAGGATGTCGAGCGCGGCTTTACCGATCGGCTGTGGGACGAACCGTGGCAGACCGACACCTGTATCGGCGACTGGTTCTACAACGCAGCGCGGCTGCACGACAAAAGCTACAAGAGCGCGGAGGAAGTGATCCAGCGGCTGGCCGATGTCGTGTCGAAGAACGGCAATCTGCTGCTGTCGATCCCACAGCCGGGCGACGGGTCGATCGATAGCGAGACGGAGAAGGTGCTGGACGGCATGGCCGGATGGATGACCCATGGCGGTGAGGCGATCTTCGGGTCGCGGCCGTGGCGCATCTATGGCGAAGGGCCGACGAAGCTGATCGCAGGGATGCAGAATGAAGAGAAGGCCAAGCCCTTCACCGCGCAGGATATCCGTTTCACCACCAACAAGGGCGCGCTCTATGCGCTGTTCCTGGGCCGGGCGAGCGGACCTACGACCATAGGCGCACTGGCGCGCAGCCGCATGGGCGGTCAGATCGAACGGGTGACGCTGCTGGGCGGCGGTCCGATCGCCTTTCGGCAGGATGGCGCGGGCCTCCATGTCGACATGCCGCATGGCGGTGATTTCGTTCCGGTCGTCCGCATCGACGGTCGGGGCCTCGTCTAA
- a CDS encoding SGNH/GDSL hydrolase family protein produces the protein MPRLTAPLIATACALTLATPAFAVTKVPGDPHVGDPVGIVADPCRTHPKPSNEAEWQMGNLHMLNRDFGQLCRYAADNKALEGKKVRAVFMGDSITDNWINADPSMFTDGLVDRGISGQTTAQMLVRFRSDVIALKPQVVHIMAMTNDIAGNTGAATMDTVLGNIQTMAELAEAHGIKVVLASVPPAGAFPWSPGLRPAPQIAAINRWLADYARSRGFTYVDYHSAMAQADGAMKPGLSTDGVHPTAEGYAIMRPLARQAIDKALREIQ, from the coding sequence ATGCCGCGTCTTACCGCTCCCCTGATCGCAACGGCGTGCGCGCTGACGCTTGCCACCCCGGCTTTCGCCGTCACCAAAGTGCCGGGCGATCCCCATGTCGGTGATCCGGTCGGCATCGTGGCCGATCCCTGCCGCACCCATCCCAAGCCCAGCAACGAGGCGGAATGGCAGATGGGAAACCTCCACATGCTGAACCGCGATTTCGGGCAACTGTGTCGTTACGCCGCCGACAACAAGGCGCTGGAAGGCAAGAAGGTTCGCGCGGTCTTCATGGGCGATTCCATCACGGATAACTGGATCAACGCCGATCCGTCGATGTTCACCGACGGGCTGGTCGATCGCGGCATTAGCGGCCAGACCACGGCGCAGATGCTGGTGCGTTTCCGCAGCGACGTGATCGCGCTGAAGCCGCAGGTCGTCCACATCATGGCGATGACCAACGACATCGCCGGCAACACGGGTGCCGCGACGATGGACACGGTGCTGGGCAACATCCAGACCATGGCCGAACTGGCCGAAGCGCATGGGATCAAGGTCGTCCTCGCCTCCGTGCCGCCCGCGGGCGCCTTTCCCTGGAGTCCGGGCCTGCGACCCGCCCCACAGATCGCGGCGATCAATAGGTGGCTGGCCGACTATGCGCGCAGCCGCGGCTTCACCTATGTCGATTATCATAGCGCCATGGCGCAGGCGGATGGCGCGATGAAGCCGGGTCTGTCCACCGACGGCGTCCATCCCACCGCGGAGGGCTATGCCATCATGCGCCCGCTGGCGCGGCAGGCGATCGACAAGGCGTTGAGGGAAATCCAGTGA
- a CDS encoding alpha/beta hydrolase, which translates to MSGLNRRTALMTAAGLAALPGLAGAQTIATDELIDLWPGAPPGGTNARIVRQIADQSKDAATPDRWVTGIDRPVLVVRRPARPNGAAMLVVPGGGYAFLSYDNEGTSQAAWLNARGVTVFILLYRLPGEGWARRQDVPLQDAQRAMRLIRANAVPLGVAKDRIGVLGFSAGGHLAGSLATRHGEVVYDPVDAADRQDARPDIAGLVYPVVSLDAPFTHGGSRDMLLGRDASADMRRARSVERRVDGATPPIFLVHATDDGLVPPANSIALFQAMEAAKRPVALHIFEDGGHGFGVRLPRTMQAAAWPDLFATFAAKHGLIPA; encoded by the coding sequence ATGAGCGGGCTGAATCGCCGCACGGCCCTTATGACCGCCGCCGGTCTGGCCGCGCTGCCTGGCCTGGCCGGCGCACAGACCATTGCAACCGACGAACTGATCGACCTGTGGCCCGGTGCCCCGCCGGGCGGCACAAATGCGCGGATCGTCCGCCAGATCGCCGACCAGTCCAAAGACGCAGCGACGCCCGATCGTTGGGTGACAGGTATCGACCGGCCGGTGCTGGTGGTGCGCCGCCCTGCCCGTCCCAACGGCGCGGCGATGCTGGTGGTGCCGGGCGGCGGCTATGCCTTCCTGTCTTATGACAATGAAGGGACCAGCCAGGCCGCCTGGCTGAACGCGCGCGGCGTCACCGTCTTCATCCTGCTCTACCGCCTGCCCGGCGAAGGCTGGGCGCGGCGTCAGGATGTGCCGTTGCAGGATGCGCAGCGGGCCATGCGGCTGATCCGCGCCAATGCTGTCCCACTCGGTGTCGCAAAGGACCGGATCGGCGTGCTCGGCTTCTCGGCCGGCGGGCATCTGGCCGGGTCGCTGGCGACGCGCCATGGCGAGGTGGTTTATGATCCTGTCGACGCCGCCGACCGGCAGGACGCCCGGCCCGATATTGCAGGGCTAGTCTATCCCGTCGTCAGCCTGGACGCACCGTTCACGCATGGCGGATCGCGAGACATGCTGTTGGGGCGGGACGCATCGGCCGACATGCGCCGCGCCCGATCGGTGGAGCGCCGCGTCGATGGCGCCACCCCGCCGATTTTCCTGGTCCATGCGACCGACGACGGACTGGTCCCACCCGCCAACAGCATCGCCCTGTTCCAGGCGATGGAGGCGGCGAAGCGACCGGTTGCGCTCCATATCTTCGAAGATGGCGGCCACGGCTTTGGCGTGCGCCTGCCCCGGACGATGCAAGCGGCAGCCTGGCCCGATCTGTTCGCGACCTTCGCCGCAAAGCATGGGCTGATCCCGGCATGA
- a CDS encoding IclR family transcriptional regulator: MAGKSRYQAPALTKGLEILELLAAASDPLIMSDISIALGRSVSEIFRMLQVLEAHGYIARAEEGYRLTNRLFALGMSQPPIRDLASTALPVMQDLARKAGQSCHLAVASGAEMVVIIAIEAPGLSGFAVRVGYRRPLHRSNSGRILLAFQPPDARAAMLSAIRATGETLDEAELNERLDAAVAHGGAIAPSPMLTGITDLSAPILSGGAARAALTMPFVDGAANRATVETCSQLVRDAAQAIGSAMSPMMLVPPRDAEGGQ, translated from the coding sequence ATGGCAGGCAAATCGCGCTATCAAGCGCCCGCGCTCACGAAGGGGCTGGAGATATTGGAGTTGCTGGCCGCAGCTAGCGATCCCCTCATCATGTCAGACATATCGATCGCGCTGGGCCGGTCTGTCAGCGAGATTTTCCGTATGCTCCAGGTGCTGGAGGCGCATGGCTATATTGCCCGCGCCGAGGAAGGCTATCGCCTGACCAACCGGCTGTTCGCACTGGGCATGAGCCAGCCGCCGATCCGCGACCTCGCCTCCACCGCTCTGCCGGTGATGCAGGATCTGGCGCGCAAGGCGGGCCAAAGCTGCCATCTGGCGGTCGCGTCGGGCGCGGAAATGGTCGTCATCATCGCGATCGAGGCGCCCGGCCTATCTGGCTTTGCCGTGCGCGTGGGCTATCGTCGGCCGCTGCACCGCTCCAATTCGGGGCGCATCCTGCTTGCCTTTCAGCCGCCCGACGCGCGGGCAGCGATGCTGAGCGCCATCCGCGCCACTGGCGAGACGCTGGACGAGGCCGAACTGAACGAACGGCTGGATGCGGCGGTTGCGCATGGCGGCGCGATTGCGCCCAGCCCGATGCTGACCGGCATCACTGACCTGTCCGCGCCGATCCTGTCCGGCGGAGCCGCGCGCGCGGCGCTGACCATGCCCTTCGTCGATGGCGCAGCTAACCGGGCGACGGTGGAGACGTGCAGCCAGCTGGTGCGCGACGCGGCGCAGGCGATCGGCAGCGCGATGTCGCCGATGATGCTGGTGCCCCCGCGCGACGCGGAGGGCGGACAATGA
- a CDS encoding TonB-dependent receptor, with amino-acid sequence MTKITPMPRRAALLAGISIASIALAANAHAQDSAPPQAAASEEGDIVVTGVRASLSSAQAIKRNSDVIVDSIVAEDIGKLPDRNVAEALQRIPGIQVQRRYGEGSSVAIRGLTQVRTELNGRDIFTASGANQLSLEDIPSELLAGIDVYKNPSADLIEDQLSGTINFRTRKAFDFDGFKAAASLTQSHFDLVDRYRPSASLMLSNRWDTSIGEIGILASVSYQKTAFRQDTISTEPFYTLDPSVPADAAVLATLGRTGQVTTLPHGTGIGEVYGDRRRLGTDLSVQWRPSDTLELTAEVFRSDYKFRYDDYSFFAYTSTSAIQPQPGAPFTYADNGDFQSGTFINLPVGNNTSAETRQSKTTDYSLNLKWKPSANLTVTADGQYVDAKTKNLRSIFGLNGTADTLYQDISGSVPVVNIGSATGLANPATYNSAFYLDNLNESKASDKTARLDAEYRFDAGILSSIKAGIRFADRKNRTIDTGYRYTGLAGIPSQLENVDLSNFFRGDADLFGNIIAFNRGIIRNYQDTLDTLGIAGPPAYVQSGTNAQRQKTWTGYATAFFKTDPVDGNIGVRVVRTDLDVSGFYQQIAIIQNPDGTESNGPAEFNPINASRSYTSVLPSLNLRVHLADDLQLRLAAAKNIARPSFSQLNPSLNITEPGRAQQDQLHLTSGGNPYLKPMKSDNLDLSLEWYFSRTGSLTAAGFYKNIKDYIQTAVTPRDVTFNNGNTYEYQVTSFNNVAKGKVKGFELAYQQFFDFLPGPLSGLGMQANFTYVDSKAPSPATTGPVVNVPLELLSKYNYNIVGIYELGGLSARVAYNWRSKYVVTTAGNGTGNLPIFNKPFGQLDASVSYNVTPQFALAVDGVNLTNTRRSTYFGIDSRPRDVVVNDRRISLTARITY; translated from the coding sequence ATGACCAAGATCACGCCTATGCCGCGTCGCGCCGCTTTGCTGGCCGGCATCTCGATCGCCAGCATAGCGCTGGCGGCCAATGCCCATGCGCAGGATAGCGCCCCGCCACAGGCCGCCGCCTCGGAAGAAGGCGACATCGTCGTCACCGGGGTCCGCGCCAGCCTGTCGAGCGCCCAGGCGATCAAGCGCAACAGCGACGTCATCGTCGATTCGATCGTCGCCGAAGACATCGGCAAGCTGCCCGACCGCAATGTCGCCGAAGCGTTGCAGCGCATTCCCGGTATCCAGGTCCAGCGCCGCTATGGCGAAGGCAGTTCGGTCGCGATCCGTGGCTTGACGCAGGTCCGAACCGAATTGAACGGCCGCGACATTTTTACCGCCAGCGGCGCCAACCAACTGAGCCTGGAGGATATTCCGTCCGAGCTGCTGGCCGGGATCGACGTGTACAAGAACCCGTCGGCCGACCTGATCGAAGACCAACTGTCCGGCACGATTAATTTCCGCACCCGCAAGGCGTTCGACTTTGACGGCTTCAAGGCGGCGGCGTCGCTGACGCAAAGCCATTTCGACCTGGTCGACAGATATCGGCCGTCGGCCTCGCTGATGCTTAGCAACCGCTGGGACACAAGCATCGGTGAGATCGGCATCCTGGCGAGCGTTTCCTATCAGAAGACCGCCTTCCGTCAGGATACGATCTCGACCGAGCCTTTCTACACGCTCGACCCCAGCGTCCCCGCCGACGCTGCCGTGCTCGCCACCCTGGGCCGCACCGGCCAGGTGACCACGCTGCCCCACGGCACCGGCATTGGCGAAGTCTATGGCGACCGTCGCCGCCTGGGCACTGACCTGTCGGTCCAGTGGCGCCCCAGCGACACGCTGGAATTGACCGCCGAAGTCTTCCGGTCGGACTATAAGTTCCGCTACGACGACTATAGCTTCTTCGCCTACACCTCCACCAGCGCGATCCAGCCGCAACCCGGCGCGCCGTTCACCTATGCCGACAATGGCGATTTCCAGAGCGGCACCTTCATCAACCTGCCGGTCGGCAACAACACCAGCGCGGAAACGCGCCAGTCCAAGACGACCGACTATTCGCTGAACCTGAAATGGAAGCCCAGCGCGAACCTCACCGTCACCGCCGATGGCCAATATGTCGACGCCAAGACGAAGAATCTGCGGTCGATCTTCGGCCTGAACGGCACTGCCGATACGCTGTATCAGGATATTTCGGGATCGGTGCCGGTCGTGAATATCGGTTCGGCTACCGGCCTTGCCAACCCGGCGACCTACAACAGCGCCTTTTATCTCGACAACCTGAACGAATCCAAGGCGTCGGATAAAACGGCGCGCCTGGACGCCGAATATCGGTTCGACGCGGGGATCCTCTCGTCGATCAAGGCAGGTATCCGCTTTGCCGATCGCAAGAACCGGACGATCGACACCGGCTATCGCTACACCGGCCTGGCCGGTATCCCCAGCCAGCTGGAAAATGTCGACCTCAGCAACTTCTTCCGCGGCGACGCCGACCTGTTCGGCAACATCATCGCCTTTAACCGCGGCATCATCCGCAACTATCAGGATACGCTCGACACGCTGGGTATCGCCGGCCCGCCGGCCTATGTCCAGAGCGGCACCAACGCCCAGCGGCAGAAGACCTGGACCGGTTACGCCACCGCCTTCTTCAAGACCGATCCGGTCGACGGCAATATCGGCGTCCGTGTGGTCCGCACCGATCTCGACGTATCCGGCTTCTACCAGCAGATCGCGATCATCCAGAATCCCGACGGCACCGAAAGCAACGGCCCGGCCGAGTTTAATCCGATCAATGCGTCGCGCAGCTATACCTCGGTGCTGCCCAGCCTGAACCTGCGCGTCCACCTGGCCGACGACCTGCAATTGCGCCTGGCGGCGGCGAAGAATATTGCGCGGCCCAGCTTCAGCCAGTTGAACCCCAGCCTCAACATCACCGAACCCGGCCGGGCGCAGCAGGACCAGTTGCACCTGACCAGCGGTGGCAACCCCTATCTCAAGCCAATGAAGTCGGACAATCTCGACCTGTCGCTGGAGTGGTATTTCTCGCGCACCGGCTCGCTGACGGCGGCCGGCTTCTACAAGAATATCAAAGACTATATCCAGACCGCCGTTACGCCCCGCGACGTGACCTTCAACAACGGCAACACCTATGAATATCAGGTCACCTCGTTCAACAATGTCGCCAAGGGCAAGGTGAAGGGCTTCGAACTGGCCTATCAGCAGTTTTTCGACTTCCTGCCCGGCCCGCTCAGTGGCCTCGGCATGCAGGCGAACTTCACTTATGTGGATTCAAAGGCCCCGTCTCCGGCAACCACCGGCCCGGTCGTCAACGTGCCGCTGGAACTGCTGTCGAAATATAATTATAACATCGTCGGCATCTACGAACTGGGCGGCTTGTCGGCCCGCGTTGCCTATAACTGGCGCAGCAAATATGTTGTCACCACGGCGGGCAACGGCACCGGCAACCTGCCGATCTTCAACAAGCCGTTCGGACAGCTGGATGCATCGGTCAGCTATAATGTGACCCCGCAATTCGCCCTGGCGGTGGATGGCGTGAACCTGACCAATACGCGCCGATCCACCTATTTCGGGATCGACAGCCGTCCGCGCGACGTCGTCGTCAATGATCGCCGCATCAGTCTGACCGCCCGCATCACCTATTGA
- the fucP gene encoding L-fucose:H+ symporter permease, with translation MDRQEAGVEGRRTERSSRTAMVLTTGLFFLWGVANNLNDVLIAHFRHVFTLSDFQSGLVQSAFYLGYFCFAIPAALAAERLGYKATVIIGLLLFGGGALLFLPASMQLSYGFFLFALFVIASGLAFLETAANPMVAVMGPGDGSAQRLNLAQAFNPLGSIAGVALGATLILSDAPQRGTAGAAAVQLPYLGIALVVLGWATVLAFTRFPHAATQADGGGGAALAGYGALLRRPRYMAGVAAQFFYVGAQVGIWSYLIRYAESVVPGIGAQKAAWLLTLSLALFMVGRFIGAALLSRFDGARLMALFAIINIVLSLVAVRGGIVGLAALVATSFFMSILYPTIFVLSLRGLGPLTKAGASMIVMAIIGGAVLTMAMGLLSDLAGTIRAAMIVPALCFAVVALYARAARREGAA, from the coding sequence ATGGACAGGCAGGAAGCGGGCGTCGAAGGGCGCAGGACCGAACGCAGCAGCCGCACGGCGATGGTCCTGACCACGGGCCTCTTCTTCCTGTGGGGGGTGGCGAACAATCTCAACGATGTGCTGATCGCCCATTTTCGGCATGTCTTTACGCTGTCCGACTTCCAGTCGGGACTGGTCCAGTCGGCCTTTTACCTAGGCTATTTCTGCTTCGCCATTCCCGCCGCGCTGGCGGCGGAGCGGCTGGGCTATAAGGCGACGGTCATCATCGGGCTGCTGTTATTTGGCGGCGGCGCGCTGCTGTTCCTGCCAGCCTCGATGCAACTGAGCTACGGCTTCTTTCTCTTTGCGCTGTTCGTGATCGCCAGCGGCCTGGCGTTCCTGGAGACGGCGGCCAATCCGATGGTCGCGGTGATGGGACCGGGGGACGGTTCCGCGCAGCGGCTCAACCTGGCGCAGGCGTTCAACCCGCTGGGGTCGATCGCGGGCGTGGCGCTGGGCGCGACGCTGATCCTGTCCGATGCACCGCAACGGGGCACGGCGGGCGCAGCGGCGGTGCAACTCCCTTATCTTGGCATCGCGCTGGTTGTGCTGGGCTGGGCGACGGTTCTGGCCTTCACGCGCTTTCCGCATGCGGCCACGCAGGCGGACGGCGGCGGCGGGGCGGCGCTCGCTGGTTATGGCGCGCTGCTGCGTCGGCCCCGCTATATGGCAGGGGTGGCCGCGCAATTTTTCTACGTCGGCGCGCAGGTCGGCATCTGGAGCTATCTGATCCGTTACGCAGAAAGCGTCGTCCCCGGCATAGGCGCGCAAAAGGCGGCCTGGCTGCTCACCCTGTCGCTGGCGCTGTTCATGGTCGGCCGCTTCATCGGCGCGGCCTTGCTGTCGCGCTTTGATGGCGCGCGGCTCATGGCGCTGTTCGCGATCATCAACATCGTCTTGTCGCTGGTGGCGGTGAGGGGCGGGATAGTCGGCCTTGCCGCTTTAGTGGCGACCAGCTTTTTCATGTCGATCCTGTATCCCACGATTTTCGTCCTGTCGCTCCGCGGCTTGGGACCACTGACCAAGGCGGGCGCATCGATGATCGTGATGGCGATCATCGGCGGCGCGGTGCTGACCATGGCGATGGGGCTGCTGTCCGATCTGGCCGGCACGATCCGCGCGGCGATGATCGTGCCAGCACTCTGCTTCGCGGTCGTGGCGCTCTATGCCCGCGCCGCGCGGCGGGAGGGGGCGGCATGA